The Psychrobacter sp. LV10R520-6 genome includes a region encoding these proteins:
- the rplS gene encoding 50S ribosomal protein L19 encodes MSNKHPLVQVIENAQLLERPSFAPGDTIVVQVKVREGERERLQAFQGVVIAKRNRGLNSAFTVRKTSSGVGVERAFQLHSPIIDSIVVKRRGAVRRAKLYYLRERSGKSARIREKLGVRPSKKAAQKKTDAGVPDAVKTAPGI; translated from the coding sequence ATGAGCAACAAGCATCCATTGGTTCAGGTCATTGAAAACGCTCAATTGCTTGAGCGTCCTAGTTTTGCCCCCGGCGATACCATCGTGGTTCAAGTAAAAGTACGTGAAGGTGAGCGTGAGCGTTTACAGGCTTTTCAAGGCGTCGTTATTGCTAAGCGCAACCGCGGTCTAAACTCAGCGTTTACCGTCCGTAAAACTTCAAGCGGTGTTGGCGTTGAGCGTGCATTCCAATTGCATTCACCCATCATTGATAGCATTGTAGTGAAACGTCGCGGTGCTGTTCGCCGTGCGAAACTGTACTACTTACGTGAGCGTTCTGGTAAATCAGCACGTATCCGCGAAAAGCTTGGCGTCCGTCCATCAAAAAAAGCTGCTCAGAAAAAAACTGACGCTGGCGTACCTGATGCGGTTAAGACTGCACCTGGTATTTAA
- a CDS encoding DUF4442 domain-containing protein, with protein MSLLPKNFETLKRNAKKNLMPLLTPHLLKLRINTYAPYIGAGIKVEHIDLDQGLCVVSMRFNAFNKNIVGTQFGGSLYSMVDPFYMLMLMHQLGSTYVVWDKSSNIEFIAPGNSKVRTRMKIPSTEIATIQELAKDGEAVFREYTTDIVDEQQKIIATVTKTIYIRLRKHSKSKNQSSCIDNIES; from the coding sequence ATGAGCTTATTACCCAAAAACTTTGAGACCTTGAAACGTAACGCCAAAAAAAATCTCATGCCACTGCTAACCCCGCATCTGCTTAAGTTGCGTATAAATACCTACGCCCCTTATATCGGTGCAGGTATCAAGGTCGAACATATCGATTTGGATCAAGGACTATGTGTGGTCAGTATGAGGTTTAATGCCTTCAATAAAAATATCGTAGGGACACAATTTGGCGGTAGCTTATACTCGATGGTCGATCCATTTTATATGCTCATGCTCATGCATCAACTGGGCAGCACTTATGTGGTCTGGGATAAAAGTTCAAACATCGAGTTTATTGCACCTGGTAACAGTAAAGTCAGAACACGGATGAAAATCCCTAGCACTGAGATTGCTACCATTCAAGAGCTGGCAAAAGATGGCGAGGCCGTCTTTCGCGAATATACGACTGATATCGTTGATGAGCAGCAAAAAATCATCGCAACCGTGACCAAAACCATTTACATACGCTTGCGTAAACACAGTAAATCTAAAAACCAGAGTAGCTGCATCGATAATATAGAGTCATAA
- the trmD gene encoding tRNA (guanosine(37)-N1)-methyltransferase TrmD, whose protein sequence is MYFAVISIFPEMFASIREFGITGRAVTQEQVTIECINPRDYTTDNYRRIDERPYGGGPGMVMMAEPLSQAIEDARLRASQHGCRIDKAHCPVIYMSPQGQTLSESSVVSMAEYDGMILLCGRYEGIDERLLSQYVDMEVSLGDYVLSGGELPAMVLMDSVIRRLPDTMGDDKSAEQDSFVDGLLDCPHYTKPHEFAGMAVPEVLLSGHHANIAKWRFSQQVERTQTRRLDLWQAFTPTAQQAKWLKALAKADKK, encoded by the coding sequence ATGTATTTTGCCGTGATTAGTATTTTCCCTGAGATGTTTGCGTCGATTCGTGAGTTTGGTATCACGGGGCGCGCAGTCACTCAGGAGCAAGTCACGATTGAATGTATTAACCCGCGTGATTACACTACCGACAACTATCGCCGTATTGATGAACGTCCGTATGGTGGGGGCCCTGGCATGGTGATGATGGCCGAGCCATTGTCACAAGCTATTGAGGACGCCCGCCTGCGTGCAAGCCAACACGGTTGCCGTATAGACAAAGCGCACTGTCCGGTGATTTATATGTCACCCCAAGGGCAGACGCTGAGTGAAAGTAGCGTGGTCAGCATGGCTGAGTATGACGGCATGATTTTGTTATGTGGTCGTTACGAAGGTATTGATGAGCGCCTATTATCGCAGTACGTCGATATGGAAGTGTCACTTGGCGATTATGTGTTGAGCGGTGGTGAGCTGCCAGCAATGGTGCTAATGGATAGTGTGATACGTCGTCTGCCCGATACCATGGGTGATGATAAGTCAGCAGAGCAAGACTCGTTTGTCGATGGTTTGCTTGATTGCCCACACTATACCAAGCCGCATGAGTTCGCTGGTATGGCAGTTCCTGAGGTACTACTCTCAGGTCATCATGCCAATATCGCTAAGTGGCGCTTTAGCCAGCAAGTTGAACGTACGCAAACGCGGCGTCTAGACTTATGGCAAGCGTTCACACCAACGGCGCAGCAAGCTAAGTGGTTAAAGGCATTGGCAAAAGCAGATAAAAAGTAG